One Miscanthus floridulus cultivar M001 chromosome 11, ASM1932011v1, whole genome shotgun sequence DNA window includes the following coding sequences:
- the LOC136493342 gene encoding uncharacterized protein isoform X1, protein MAARSSSMAAEDDYETEQKKQAAADVLFHYSQFVMVCIGEDVRPTDLRLHLMKEVSGMPTSLKEPQQAASSPASSGEPSSSRTMKGDKNEIS, encoded by the exons ATGGCTGCGCGGAGCAGTTCTATGGCCGCCGAGGATGACTACGAG ACTGAACAAAAGAAGCAAGCTGCTGCAGATGTTCTTTTTCACTATTCACAATTTGTTATGGTCTGCATTGGTGAGGATGTTCGCCCTACTGATCTCAGGTTGCATCTTATGAAG GAAGTTTCAGGAATGCCCACTTCTCTGAAGGAGCCTCAACAGGCTGCTTCCTCACCGGCTTCCAGTGGCGAACCGTCTTCCTCCAGAACGATGAAAGGCGACAAGAATGAAATCTCCTAA
- the LOC136493342 gene encoding uncharacterized protein isoform X3, translating to MAARSSSMAAEDDYETEQKKQAAADVLFHYSQFVMVCIGSFRNAHFSEGASTGCFLTGFQWRTVFLQNDERRQE from the exons ATGGCTGCGCGGAGCAGTTCTATGGCCGCCGAGGATGACTACGAG ACTGAACAAAAGAAGCAAGCTGCTGCAGATGTTCTTTTTCACTATTCACAATTTGTTATGGTCTGCATTG GAAGTTTCAGGAATGCCCACTTCTCTGAAGGAGCCTCAACAGGCTGCTTCCTCACCGGCTTCCAGTGGCGAACCGTCTTCCTCCAGAACGATGAAAGGCGACAAGAATGA
- the LOC136493342 gene encoding uncharacterized protein isoform X2 encodes MAARSSSMAAEDDYETEQKKQAAADVLFHYSQFVMVCIGEDVRPTDLSFRNAHFSEGASTGCFLTGFQWRTVFLQNDERRQE; translated from the exons ATGGCTGCGCGGAGCAGTTCTATGGCCGCCGAGGATGACTACGAG ACTGAACAAAAGAAGCAAGCTGCTGCAGATGTTCTTTTTCACTATTCACAATTTGTTATGGTCTGCATTGGTGAGGATGTTCGCCCTACTGATCTCAG TTTCAGGAATGCCCACTTCTCTGAAGGAGCCTCAACAGGCTGCTTCCTCACCGGCTTCCAGTGGCGAACCGTCTTCCTCCAGAACGATGAAAGGCGACAAGAATGA